A single genomic interval of Zunongwangia sp. HGR-M22 harbors:
- a CDS encoding glycosyltransferase family 9 protein, with amino-acid sequence MKILVIQQKMIGDVLTSSILFEALREAYPEAKLHYLIYPHTKAVVENNPFIDKLIFGKNELPFYRLLQEIRSEEYYAIIDAYSTVKTSIITNLSGAKYKIGFDKKYTRPFYTHIFSRNIQAKTNAGAAIEKRMQLLKPIIKDAPIQIKPKIYLSTAEKDKAKERLIKGGITLTDSIYMIGALGSSEKKTYPLPYLAKLLDQIAAKEKTAILFNYIPSQKEQISTLIGYCNAQTKHKIYLDIYGKSLREFLALTSFCDAIIGNEGGAINMAKALNVPSFAIFSPPLNKANWNIYEDGKQNVSVHLKDFSPELFAEKKNQDDLHKDVFELYEKFSPAYIEEHLDQFLKLNTK; translated from the coding sequence ATGAAAATACTGGTAATACAGCAAAAAATGATTGGGGACGTTCTTACGTCCTCAATCTTATTTGAGGCACTCCGGGAAGCTTATCCCGAAGCGAAGTTGCATTACCTAATTTATCCACACACTAAAGCGGTTGTAGAAAACAACCCATTTATTGATAAGCTGATATTTGGTAAAAATGAACTTCCTTTTTATAGATTATTGCAGGAAATTAGATCTGAAGAATACTACGCTATTATCGATGCATATTCTACGGTAAAGACTTCAATTATCACCAATTTATCTGGTGCGAAATACAAAATTGGATTCGATAAAAAATACACCCGGCCATTCTATACACATATTTTTAGTAGAAATATACAGGCGAAAACAAATGCGGGCGCAGCAATAGAAAAAAGGATGCAGTTACTAAAACCCATCATCAAAGATGCGCCAATCCAAATAAAGCCTAAAATATATTTGAGTACTGCTGAAAAGGACAAAGCAAAGGAAAGGTTAATTAAGGGAGGAATAACACTTACAGATTCAATTTATATGATTGGAGCTTTAGGAAGTTCAGAAAAGAAAACCTATCCCCTCCCCTATTTGGCCAAGCTTTTAGACCAGATCGCAGCCAAAGAAAAAACGGCTATTTTATTCAATTATATCCCAAGCCAAAAAGAACAAATTTCAACATTAATTGGCTATTGCAATGCGCAAACCAAACATAAAATCTATCTTGATATCTACGGAAAAAGCCTGAGAGAATTTTTAGCGCTAACCAGTTTTTGTGACGCAATCATTGGGAATGAAGGTGGCGCTATAAACATGGCAAAGGCGTTAAATGTTCCATCTTTTGCAATATTTTCACCTCCATTAAACAAAGCGAACTGGAATATTTATGAAGATGGAAAGCAGAATGTTTCAGTTCATTTAAAAGATTTTTCTCCGGAATTATTTGCTGAAAAAAAAAATCAGGATGATTTGCACAAAGATGTGTTTGAGCTTTACGAGAAATTTTCACCCGCTTATATTGAAGAACATCTGGATCAATTCCTAAAACTGAACACTAAATGA
- a CDS encoding DUF5606 family protein, which produces MGLDKILAISGKPGLYELAAQTRGGFIAKSILDGKKIAVNMRHNVSILSEIAIYTYTEEVPLGQVLQNIKEKEDGGEAISHKSSKNELESYFAEVLPDYDVDRVYISDIKKIIQWYNLLTKNGFTDFSKEENVETKDEEE; this is translated from the coding sequence ATGGGATTAGATAAAATTTTAGCAATATCAGGAAAACCAGGTTTGTATGAGCTTGCTGCACAAACTAGAGGTGGATTTATTGCAAAATCAATCTTGGATGGAAAGAAAATTGCTGTAAATATGCGTCACAATGTGAGCATTCTTAGCGAAATTGCAATTTATACATATACTGAGGAAGTACCTCTTGGCCAGGTTCTACAAAATATAAAAGAAAAAGAAGATGGGGGAGAGGCCATTAGCCACAAATCTTCTAAAAATGAACTAGAGAGCTACTTTGCTGAAGTATTGCCAGATTATGACGTAGATCGCGTGTATATTAGTGATATAAAAAAGATCATCCAATGGTATAATCTTCTTACTAAAAATGGTTTTACAGATTTTTCTAAGGAAGAAAATGTAGAAACTAAAGACGAAGAGGAATAG
- a CDS encoding NAD-dependent succinate-semialdehyde dehydrogenase, producing MSTLIENKTITTVNPTTGKSLKDYPLMTNEEASEAVKKCHEAFVKWKHYSLADRAEVLKKIGSTLKDYKDEFSKLMSSEMGKLVSQAQEEIELCAGICDYTAETGQKELANEPERKLPGGGRGIITYSPIGVIYGIQPWNFPAYQVVRYAIANLMAGNGVLLKHAEGTTGSGLMLQEIFEKAGLPKNLFTVLIIDHDQSDDIIDNDFVRGVTFTGSPDGGRAVAKKAAGNLKKTVLELGSNDAYLVLDDADIDVAVNWSAKGRTYNNGETCVAAKRFVVTEKNYDAFLEAFVEKMKNVKMGDPTDEDSDIGPMAREDLREKLHNQVEESVKNGAKVLCGGGIPDGDGFFYPSTVLANVNPGQPAYDDELFGPVASVIKAKDDEDAMRIANDSRFGLGGGIFSKDEKKAIELAEKHFDTGMVFINSFGVAQPNMPFGGVKNSGYGREHGGFGIKEFVNTKAINILEG from the coding sequence ATGAGTACATTAATTGAAAACAAAACGATTACAACGGTTAATCCAACGACTGGTAAAAGTCTTAAGGATTATCCGTTAATGACGAATGAAGAAGCGAGTGAAGCGGTTAAAAAATGTCACGAAGCTTTTGTAAAATGGAAACATTATTCTTTAGCCGATAGAGCAGAAGTTCTAAAAAAGATAGGAAGCACATTAAAAGACTATAAAGATGAGTTCTCTAAGCTAATGAGTAGCGAGATGGGAAAACTTGTTTCTCAGGCACAAGAAGAGATTGAACTTTGCGCAGGTATTTGTGATTATACTGCAGAAACCGGACAAAAAGAATTGGCGAATGAGCCAGAACGCAAACTTCCAGGAGGAGGACGCGGGATAATTACATATTCTCCTATTGGTGTGATCTACGGAATCCAACCATGGAATTTCCCTGCATATCAGGTAGTGCGCTATGCTATTGCTAATTTGATGGCAGGTAACGGAGTATTGCTTAAGCATGCTGAGGGTACAACAGGATCTGGTTTGATGCTTCAGGAAATTTTTGAAAAAGCCGGATTGCCTAAAAACTTATTTACTGTATTGATTATCGATCACGATCAGTCTGATGATATTATTGATAATGACTTTGTAAGAGGTGTAACTTTTACAGGAAGTCCCGACGGTGGTAGGGCTGTAGCTAAGAAAGCAGCAGGAAACTTAAAGAAAACAGTACTAGAGCTTGGTTCTAATGATGCTTATTTAGTTTTAGATGATGCAGATATCGATGTTGCTGTAAATTGGAGTGCAAAGGGTAGAACCTATAATAATGGTGAGACTTGCGTTGCAGCAAAAAGATTTGTAGTTACAGAGAAAAACTATGATGCTTTCTTAGAAGCTTTTGTAGAGAAAATGAAGAATGTAAAAATGGGCGATCCAACAGATGAAGATTCTGATATTGGACCGATGGCTCGTGAAGATCTAAGAGAGAAATTACACAACCAAGTTGAAGAAAGTGTAAAGAACGGAGCCAAAGTGTTATGTGGTGGCGGAATTCCAGATGGTGATGGATTCTTTTACCCATCAACCGTACTGGCGAACGTAAATCCAGGACAACCTGCTTACGACGATGAATTATTTGGGCCAGTAGCATCTGTAATTAAAGCAAAAGATGATGAAGATGCTATGCGAATTGCTAACGATAGTAGATTTGGACTAGGTGGCGGAATTTTCTCTAAAGATGAGAAAAAAGCGATCGAACTAGCCGAGAAGCATTTTGATACCGGAATGGTGTTTATTAACTCATTTGGTGTAGCACAACCAAATATGCCTTTTGGAGGAGTTAAAAATTCTGGTTATGGTAGAGAACACGGAGGTTTTGGTATTAAAGAATTT
- a CDS encoding DUF6503 family protein, whose amino-acid sequence MRKNTLLIIVILFIVSCNQKKLTPAQIVNKAIEASGGANYKTAEITFQFRDKKYRSKRKNGEYQLDRFHIDSLGNTISDRLSNEGFVRIVNDTTVSLSNREIKKYSNSVNSVHYFVQLPFGLEGDAVNKELIGKDSIKNKEYYEIKVSFDQEGGGTDYEDEYMYWINTDSFTVDYLAYSYHVNGGGIRFREAFNPRVVNGLRFVDYKNYAEKDLSTPLEKLDDLYQAGELELFSEIITEDIEVDLSE is encoded by the coding sequence ATGAGAAAAAATACCCTACTTATAATTGTTATCCTATTTATTGTTTCCTGCAATCAAAAAAAACTTACCCCGGCTCAGATTGTAAATAAAGCCATAGAAGCTTCTGGAGGAGCTAATTATAAAACTGCAGAAATAACATTTCAGTTTAGAGATAAAAAATATAGAAGTAAACGGAAAAATGGAGAATATCAGTTAGACCGTTTTCATATAGATTCTTTAGGGAACACTATTTCAGATCGTTTAAGTAATGAAGGTTTTGTAAGAATTGTAAATGATACCACAGTTTCTTTATCTAATCGTGAAATTAAAAAGTACTCCAATTCAGTAAATTCAGTGCATTATTTTGTGCAATTACCTTTTGGACTTGAAGGCGATGCTGTAAACAAAGAATTAATAGGTAAGGATAGCATTAAAAATAAGGAGTATTACGAAATTAAAGTAAGTTTTGATCAGGAAGGTGGCGGCACCGATTACGAAGACGAATATATGTATTGGATAAACACCGATTCTTTCACCGTAGATTATCTGGCCTATAGTTATCATGTAAATGGCGGTGGGATACGATTTCGAGAAGCGTTTAATCCAAGAGTAGTTAACGGATTGCGATTTGTAGATTATAAAAACTATGCTGAAAAAGATCTTTCTACGCCTTTAGAAAAGTTGGACGATCTGTATCAGGCTGGGGAACTCGAATTATTTTCTGAAATTATTACTGAAGATATTGAAGTTGATCTTTCAGAATAA
- the smpB gene encoding SsrA-binding protein SmpB: MKQANTINIKNRKAKFQYEFLDKYVAGIKLAGTEIKAIRQGKASIAESFCEFQDGELYVINMHVEEYSHATHFNHNPKSERKLLLQKRELRKLEKEVKNGGLTIIPLRLFINDRGLAKLQISLAKGKKLYDKRETLKDRDNKRKLDRIKKEYN; encoded by the coding sequence ATGAAGCAGGCAAACACAATCAATATAAAAAACCGTAAGGCTAAATTTCAATATGAGTTTCTGGACAAGTATGTCGCAGGAATAAAATTAGCCGGAACTGAAATAAAAGCTATTCGACAGGGTAAAGCTTCAATTGCCGAGAGTTTTTGCGAATTTCAGGATGGCGAGCTATATGTAATTAACATGCATGTAGAAGAATACTCGCACGCGACGCATTTTAATCACAATCCAAAAAGTGAGCGTAAACTCTTATTACAAAAAAGAGAACTTAGAAAATTAGAGAAAGAAGTAAAAAATGGTGGTTTAACGATCATTCCGCTTCGCCTTTTTATAAACGATCGCGGCCTTGCTAAATTACAAATATCCTTAGCTAAGGGTAAAAAGCTCTATGATAAACGTGAGACTTTAAAGGATAGAGACAACAAACGGAAATTAGACCGCATAAAAAAGGAGTATAATTAA
- a CDS encoding class I SAM-dependent methyltransferase, whose product MATWDATLYNTKHDFVFHYGSSLIELLKPKAGEQILDLGCGAGQLTQQIADAGTKVIGMDASETMIENAKTHFPNIKFEVGDAANFRFPKKFDAIFSNATLHWVKNYRAAANCMFENLKKNGRLIIEFGGKGNVQKIEQTLKKVLLEKNYSKQANIELWYFPSVSEYTQILEQAGFEVRLAELYDRPTKLADPESGITDWLSMFGKTFFEGIPENECDIIKNEVQSRLQSELLKEDGWYADYRRLRIIAYKNS is encoded by the coding sequence ATGGCAACCTGGGATGCAACCTTATATAACACAAAGCACGATTTTGTTTTTCACTACGGAAGTTCACTAATCGAACTTTTAAAACCGAAAGCAGGAGAACAAATTTTAGATTTAGGATGCGGAGCAGGACAACTAACCCAGCAAATTGCAGATGCCGGTACTAAAGTTATTGGAATGGATGCTTCTGAAACGATGATTGAAAATGCGAAAACTCATTTTCCAAATATAAAATTCGAAGTTGGCGACGCAGCAAACTTTAGGTTCCCTAAAAAGTTCGATGCCATCTTTTCTAACGCTACCTTACATTGGGTGAAAAATTACCGTGCTGCAGCAAATTGCATGTTTGAAAACTTAAAGAAGAACGGCCGACTAATAATAGAATTTGGAGGTAAAGGAAACGTACAGAAAATCGAGCAAACATTAAAAAAAGTTCTGTTAGAAAAAAACTATTCTAAACAGGCCAATATCGAGTTGTGGTATTTCCCCTCTGTTTCTGAATATACACAGATTTTAGAACAGGCTGGCTTTGAAGTACGCTTAGCAGAATTATATGATCGTCCCACAAAACTGGCCGATCCTGAAAGTGGAATTACAGATTGGCTTTCAATGTTTGGCAAAACTTTTTTTGAAGGTATTCCTGAAAATGAATGCGACATCATCAAAAATGAAGTACAATCCAGATTACAGTCTGAACTTTTAAAAGAAGATGGCTGGTATGCCGATTATCGCCGATTGCGAATTATTGCTTACAAAAATAGCTAA
- a CDS encoding UDP-N-acetylglucosamine 2-epimerase, which translates to MTYRFLIYISHTYALPIGLPLQEEIRKRDYEVKWFTELNPPKSYFPENGDLIEHIDDAIKYEPHIVLCITDVVADFLPGLKVQIFHGFLANKHSDAKGHFRIRGLFDLYCTQGPSTTIPFKEIQQKKKHFLVRETGWSKVDPLFKIEEKERRKPTILLSSTFSPKYSWLYNEEVIAEIKRLSKTGEFEFLVVLHPKIAKEKIEIVKKMQHENFKYYDTTDIIPLFRQADIMFSDTTSAITEFILQKKPVVTFRNNKPAPHLINITNPGEIEDAIRKAISYPEELLTNIDAYIHETHPYFDGKSSERVISTCIEVLHAEKPDLAKKPLNLVRRYQLRKKLGYFTLKSYRKPFTLN; encoded by the coding sequence ATGACCTATCGCTTTTTAATTTACATAAGTCATACTTACGCGTTGCCGATTGGTTTACCGCTTCAGGAGGAAATCAGGAAAAGAGACTATGAGGTTAAATGGTTTACAGAGCTAAATCCTCCAAAATCCTATTTTCCTGAAAATGGTGATTTAATAGAACATATAGATGACGCTATTAAATACGAACCGCACATCGTCCTTTGTATTACAGATGTTGTTGCCGATTTTTTACCCGGTTTGAAAGTTCAAATATTCCATGGATTTTTAGCCAACAAACATAGCGATGCAAAAGGGCATTTTAGAATTAGAGGGTTATTTGATCTTTATTGCACGCAAGGACCGTCGACTACTATTCCTTTTAAAGAAATTCAGCAGAAAAAGAAACATTTTTTAGTACGCGAAACGGGATGGTCTAAAGTAGATCCATTATTCAAAATTGAAGAAAAAGAACGACGTAAGCCTACTATCCTTTTGTCTTCTACCTTCTCTCCAAAATACAGTTGGTTGTATAATGAAGAGGTGATCGCTGAAATAAAAAGATTATCTAAAACCGGCGAATTTGAATTTCTGGTTGTGCTGCATCCTAAAATAGCTAAAGAGAAAATTGAGATCGTTAAAAAAATGCAGCACGAAAACTTCAAATATTACGATACCACAGATATTATTCCGCTGTTTCGCCAGGCAGATATCATGTTTTCAGATACTACCTCAGCGATAACAGAATTTATTCTTCAGAAAAAACCAGTAGTTACTTTCAGAAATAATAAACCCGCTCCTCACCTTATTAATATTACCAATCCTGGAGAAATCGAAGATGCAATACGAAAAGCTATATCATATCCAGAAGAACTACTAACTAATATTGATGCTTACATCCATGAAACTCATCCCTACTTTGACGGTAAAAGCAGTGAACGTGTGATTTCGACTTGTATTGAAGTATTGCACGCCGAAAAGCCAGATTTAGCAAAAAAACCACTGAATTTAGTAAGACGATATCAACTAAGAAAAAAACTAGGGTACTTTACATTGAAAAGCTATAGGAAACCTTTTACGCTAAATTAA
- the def gene encoding peptide deformylase, translated as MILPIVAYGDPVLKKKAKEIDKDYPKLEELIANMWDTMYNAYGVGLAAPQVGVPIRLFVIDAAPFAEDDDLSDSEKEQLKSFKKVFINAQIIEETGDEWAFSEGCLSIPDVREDIFRKPEVTIEYQDQNFETKRETFTGLAARVVQHEYDHTEGILFTEKISSLKKRLINGRLKKISSGKIKVDYRMRFPSAKKGR; from the coding sequence ATGATTTTACCAATAGTTGCCTACGGTGATCCCGTTTTAAAAAAGAAGGCAAAAGAAATTGATAAAGATTATCCCAAATTAGAAGAACTAATTGCTAATATGTGGGATACCATGTACAATGCTTACGGCGTAGGTCTTGCTGCACCACAGGTGGGAGTGCCAATTCGATTATTCGTTATAGATGCTGCTCCTTTTGCTGAAGATGACGATTTAAGTGATTCTGAAAAAGAGCAATTAAAGTCATTTAAGAAGGTATTTATTAATGCCCAGATCATCGAAGAGACAGGAGATGAGTGGGCTTTTTCTGAGGGATGTTTGAGTATTCCAGATGTAAGAGAGGATATTTTTAGAAAACCTGAAGTAACTATAGAATATCAGGATCAGAATTTTGAGACTAAGAGAGAAACTTTTACCGGTTTAGCGGCTCGTGTAGTTCAACACGAATACGATCATACCGAGGGAATTCTTTTTACTGAAAAGATTTCAAGTCTTAAAAAACGACTGATTAACGGGCGTTTAAAAAAGATTTCTTCAGGAAAAATAAAAGTTGACTATAGAATGCGTTTTCCAAGCGCAAAAAAAGGTCGTTAA
- the ruvX gene encoding Holliday junction resolvase RuvX yields MARVMALDYGVKRTGIAVTDELQMIASGLTTIATSELLKFLEDYFKKEKVETVVVGEPKQKDNSASESEVFITEFLKKFTEKFPSIKLVRVDERFTSKMAFQTMIDSGLKKKKRQDKALVDEVSATIILQSYLY; encoded by the coding sequence ATGGCAAGAGTAATGGCATTGGATTACGGAGTAAAGAGAACGGGAATAGCTGTTACCGACGAGCTCCAAATGATTGCCAGTGGTCTTACAACAATAGCTACTTCAGAGCTTTTGAAGTTTTTGGAAGATTATTTCAAAAAAGAAAAGGTAGAAACTGTTGTAGTAGGAGAGCCTAAACAAAAGGATAATTCGGCCAGCGAAAGTGAAGTTTTTATTACAGAATTTTTAAAGAAATTTACTGAAAAATTTCCAAGCATTAAACTTGTAAGAGTAGACGAGCGTTTTACCAGTAAAATGGCTTTTCAAACAATGATCGATAGCGGTCTCAAGAAAAAGAAGCGTCAGGATAAAGCTTTAGTAGACGAAGTAAGTGCTACCATAATACTTCAATCCTATCTGTATTAA
- a CDS encoding lipopolysaccharide kinase InaA family protein, producing the protein MKIEYADAFKGEAKRIEQILADFSESGKTLSSGRNTIKTFDLNGRQVNVKSFRVPNLINKIVYRFFRKSKAERSFSYAQYLLSREIATPFPVAYAEECKWLSLGHSFYICDHLEYDFTFRDIENFEDKEQKEEVLRAFTRFTYDIHEKNIEFLDHSPGNTLIRINGDHFEFFLVDLNRMNFKRLDFKQRMKNFSRLTPSKEIIEIIANEYATLTAWNEQEVFETMWQFTQEFQEKFYRKKRLKKQLKFWKN; encoded by the coding sequence ATGAAAATCGAATATGCAGATGCTTTTAAGGGGGAAGCAAAAAGAATAGAACAAATTTTAGCTGATTTTTCTGAAAGCGGAAAAACTCTTAGCAGCGGCCGAAATACTATTAAAACCTTCGATCTAAATGGGAGGCAAGTAAACGTAAAGTCTTTTAGAGTCCCAAATCTAATCAATAAAATTGTTTATCGATTTTTTCGTAAATCAAAAGCAGAGCGTAGTTTTAGCTATGCACAATATCTCCTATCTCGTGAAATAGCAACGCCCTTTCCCGTAGCTTATGCCGAAGAATGTAAATGGTTAAGCTTAGGTCATAGCTTTTATATTTGTGATCACTTAGAATACGATTTCACCTTTAGGGATATCGAAAATTTTGAAGATAAAGAACAAAAAGAAGAGGTTTTAAGAGCCTTTACACGCTTTACCTACGATATCCATGAAAAAAATATTGAGTTTCTAGATCACTCTCCAGGTAATACACTAATACGTATAAATGGTGATCATTTTGAATTCTTTTTGGTTGATTTAAACCGAATGAATTTTAAGCGTCTAGATTTTAAACAGCGCATGAAAAATTTCTCACGTTTAACGCCAAGCAAGGAAATTATTGAAATCATAGCAAACGAATATGCTACACTTACCGCCTGGAACGAGCAAGAAGTATTTGAAACCATGTGGCAATTCACACAAGAATTTCAGGAGAAATTTTATCGCAAGAAACGACTAAAAAAACAGCTTAAGTTTTGGAAAAACTAA
- a CDS encoding 2,3,4,5-tetrahydropyridine-2,6-dicarboxylate N-succinyltransferase — MDHLKSKIEAAWENRELLKDKETTDAIREVITLLDEGKLRTAEPIEGGWQVNEWVKKGVVLYFPIQKMETLEAGIFEYHDKMPLKKGYKEKGIRVVPNAVARHGAYISSGVIMMPSYVNIGAHVEEGTMVDTWATVGSCAQIGKNVHLSGGVGIGGVLEPLQASPVIIEDNAFLGSRSIVVEGVRVEREAVLGANVVLTASTKIIDVTGDEPVEMKGIVPARSVVIPGSYTKKFPAGEYNVPCALIIGKRKESTNKKTSLNDALREYDVAV, encoded by the coding sequence ATGGATCACTTAAAATCGAAAATTGAAGCAGCCTGGGAAAACCGTGAGCTATTAAAAGATAAGGAAACTACCGATGCCATTAGAGAAGTAATTACGCTTCTTGATGAAGGTAAACTAAGAACTGCCGAGCCAATTGAAGGTGGATGGCAAGTTAACGAATGGGTAAAGAAAGGCGTTGTACTTTATTTCCCTATCCAAAAAATGGAAACTTTAGAAGCTGGTATTTTTGAATATCACGATAAAATGCCATTAAAAAAAGGCTACAAAGAGAAAGGAATCCGTGTAGTACCAAATGCTGTGGCAAGACATGGAGCTTATATCTCTAGCGGAGTGATAATGATGCCTAGCTATGTAAATATAGGAGCCCATGTTGAAGAAGGTACAATGGTAGACACTTGGGCTACAGTAGGTAGCTGTGCACAAATTGGTAAAAATGTTCACCTAAGTGGTGGCGTTGGTATTGGTGGTGTTTTAGAGCCATTACAAGCATCTCCTGTAATCATCGAGGATAATGCGTTTTTAGGCTCACGTAGTATCGTTGTAGAGGGTGTTCGTGTAGAAAGAGAAGCTGTTCTTGGAGCTAATGTTGTTCTAACAGCTTCAACAAAAATAATTGATGTTACTGGCGACGAACCTGTAGAGATGAAAGGTATTGTTCCTGCAAGATCTGTAGTTATTCCTGGTAGCTATACTAAAAAATTCCCAGCAGGAGAGTATAATGTGCCTTGCGCTTTGATTATTGGGAAACGTAAAGAAAGCACCAATAAAAAAACTTCTCTAAACGATGCGCTTAGAGAATATGATGTCGCGGTGTAA